From Vibrio artabrorum, a single genomic window includes:
- a CDS encoding site-specific integrase, with amino-acid sequence MLDNDINQKKVIRKEIEISTIPNFVYKKPLVSIDENGEPQVTYRANGNKISIKKLPLLNIVGYDDKNNLISYQPLDMVNEFLLSKAIDNGVLELGTDVQGLAHYFSFVLDKQAEWDAKYDEEDFDPLYDDPRPEWSSFPRNKQERLTYQYRDGIKQLAIHGVLAKTTARQYMSSVVGFYKHCLRQGIRFNNPPFQFETVNIHFEASASSMKAYQRKQVHTTDMRIKFSKPACSGGTNLSNLRRDLKPFTNNEWNILQNILMKSRRVVRHGDNNKLHSLPIEFCLHPLICRNTGLRREEAASLHLGQIVNPETMIQDGKEVFKKPVMDLGVGDKYQSLTKTAEGFAEKNKSRETIIPAPLMKMLYDYSQSDRYQKRLDKFKAWCREQAEAGNTHLFEGDDAINPELEYLFITQSGKPMFTRLQDFTGRWIEIRNTANLTQDLDHPIVGSIHNLRSTFAVNIFRHLLNKKDEYGNPSITPDDALDRVSALLGHEDKATTLEYLKIAQDMPSADEIYEDVLDYIGAFDDLEGAL; translated from the coding sequence ATGTTAGATAACGATATAAATCAGAAAAAGGTCATACGAAAAGAGATAGAAATTTCGACTATCCCTAACTTCGTTTACAAGAAACCATTGGTTTCCATTGATGAGAATGGTGAACCTCAGGTTACATACCGTGCCAATGGCAATAAGATCTCCATCAAGAAACTCCCCTTACTCAATATTGTTGGGTATGACGACAAAAACAACCTAATCAGCTACCAACCATTAGATATGGTCAATGAGTTCTTATTGTCGAAAGCAATCGATAATGGTGTGCTTGAGCTTGGCACCGATGTGCAGGGGCTTGCTCATTACTTCAGTTTTGTATTGGATAAGCAGGCAGAGTGGGATGCTAAATATGATGAAGAGGACTTTGACCCTCTCTATGATGACCCTCGACCAGAATGGAGTAGCTTTCCTCGCAACAAGCAAGAACGGTTAACTTACCAGTATCGGGATGGCATAAAGCAGCTCGCTATTCATGGTGTATTAGCTAAAACTACGGCTAGGCAATACATGAGCAGTGTCGTTGGTTTCTATAAGCACTGCCTTCGCCAAGGTATCCGCTTCAATAACCCTCCCTTCCAATTTGAGACAGTTAACATTCATTTCGAGGCGTCTGCATCCAGTATGAAGGCTTATCAACGTAAGCAGGTTCACACGACAGATATGCGGATTAAGTTTTCTAAACCAGCTTGCAGTGGCGGCACAAACCTCAGTAATCTACGCCGTGACTTAAAACCGTTTACCAATAATGAATGGAACATCCTACAAAACATATTAATGAAGTCTCGCAGGGTGGTTCGTCATGGTGACAATAATAAACTGCACTCTCTGCCGATTGAGTTTTGTCTACACCCATTGATTTGTCGTAATACTGGATTGCGTAGAGAAGAAGCTGCAAGTCTTCACTTGGGACAGATTGTTAACCCCGAAACCATGATTCAGGACGGCAAAGAGGTATTTAAAAAGCCTGTGATGGACTTGGGTGTCGGTGATAAATACCAATCACTCACAAAGACTGCTGAGGGCTTTGCTGAGAAGAATAAAAGCCGTGAAACCATTATCCCCGCCCCATTGATGAAGATGCTTTATGATTACTCGCAGTCCGACAGGTATCAAAAGCGCCTTGATAAATTCAAAGCATGGTGTAGGGAGCAGGCTGAAGCTGGTAACACGCACCTTTTTGAGGGAGACGATGCGATTAACCCAGAGCTTGAGTACCTATTTATTACCCAGTCTGGAAAACCCATGTTTACACGACTACAGGACTTTACAGGTCGCTGGATTGAAATACGTAATACTGCAAATCTAACTCAAGATCTTGACCACCCTATTGTCGGTTCCATACATAATTTACGCTCAACGTTTGCCGTGAATATCTTTCGCCATCTTTTAAATAAAAAGGATGAATATGGTAACCCCTCAATTACACCCGATGATGCATTGGATAGGGTGTCAGCGCTGCTAGGCCATGAAGATAAAGCGACGACGCTAGAGTACCTGAAAATTGCACAGGATATGCCTTCTGCCGATGAAATTTACGAAGACGTACTGGACTATATTGGCGCGTTTGATGATTTAGAGGGGGCATTATGA
- a CDS encoding YcgN family cysteine cluster protein, with translation MTNPFWQEKTLEQMTENEWESLCDGCGKCCLHKLMDEDSDEVYYTNVACSWLNDKTCSCKDYLNRFTSGEECLKLTRDKIDEFHWLPDTCAYRLLSESKPIPEWHPLITGSKSEMHAAGESVRNKVVYEIDVVDWEDHIQNLPDRL, from the coding sequence ATGACGAATCCATTTTGGCAAGAAAAAACACTAGAACAGATGACCGAGAATGAGTGGGAATCACTGTGTGACGGTTGTGGTAAGTGCTGCCTACATAAACTAATGGATGAAGATAGCGATGAAGTTTACTACACCAATGTGGCGTGTAGCTGGTTAAACGACAAAACATGTTCGTGTAAAGATTACCTAAATCGCTTCACTTCAGGTGAAGAGTGTTTGAAGCTGACTCGTGACAAGATCGATGAGTTTCACTGGCTGCCAGACACTTGTGCGTACCGTCTTCTATCAGAATCGAAGCCGATCCCTGAGTGGCACCCATTGATTACGGGTTCTAAATCAGAGATGCACGCTGCTGGTGAAAGTGTTCGCAATAAAGTGGTGTATGAGATTGATGTGGTGGATTGGGAAGACCACATCCAAAACTTACCTGATAGACTATAA
- a CDS encoding YkgJ family cysteine cluster protein: MECRLGCGACCIAPTISSLGKPANIRCKYLDDGNLCTIFGKPERPQVCSDFKAEFDFCGKTNEEAMANLIYLEKVT, encoded by the coding sequence ATGGAATGTAGACTTGGTTGTGGTGCTTGCTGTATTGCACCTACTATTAGTTCTTTAGGTAAACCTGCTAACATACGTTGTAAGTACCTTGACGACGGTAACTTGTGTACCATTTTTGGCAAGCCTGAACGCCCTCAAGTATGTAGTGATTTCAAGGCAGAGTTCGACTTCTGTGGAAAGACAAATGAGGAGGCGATGGCTAATCTTATTTATCTTGAGAAAGTGACATGA
- a CDS encoding recombinase family protein: MTTVLYYTRFSSSKQRDGSSIERQLKLCDTYRLTHNLPSPNHTYTDKGTSAYHSKQLEGELGQLQHDLENNVYQKPITILCEAIDRISRASIRDSQTIINNITEHADLVTVSDGKVYTHSDDSLETSLIQLVKSATSREESDKKSKRAKEYWATCKENGIAQNSVCPKYLKLNADKKGYTVKGDIADEIRGIYKLLKAGQGIKKAHQSFPSWSPSSIARLRKDERIVEHGIISNTDFWKVQSTLKTTSKSGAKNSKNLFRSLFECGACGSNLVYVAPRPSRPTWSGHLMCKNRQSKGRAACPNSKNINYNKFEPIFLDFLESVSSELFRSNLAEVEAKKSQLEALVMQYEQLEKKVDNLYDILSETPTKRGKAKIDQLETQLNELEATKETLESEVQGYTDIQLEQPSTDLEREEFNTQLLHAFKSITVKYPTENNQWFTFDDKFEISSDFTRWELIHTDTNEQPIVLEF; encoded by the coding sequence ATGACAACAGTCCTCTACTACACCAGATTCAGCTCATCTAAACAACGTGATGGTTCATCAATAGAACGTCAATTGAAGCTCTGTGACACATACAGGCTGACCCACAACCTACCATCACCCAACCACACCTACACCGACAAAGGTACATCTGCTTACCATTCCAAACAACTGGAAGGTGAATTAGGTCAACTACAACATGACCTTGAAAACAACGTGTACCAAAAGCCCATAACAATCCTATGCGAAGCTATTGACCGCATCAGCAGAGCCTCCATTCGTGATAGTCAAACAATCATAAACAACATCACCGAACACGCTGACCTTGTAACTGTATCTGACGGTAAAGTTTACACGCACTCTGACGATTCACTGGAAACCTCATTAATTCAATTGGTGAAATCAGCCACGAGCCGTGAAGAATCAGACAAGAAAAGTAAACGAGCAAAAGAATACTGGGCGACCTGTAAAGAGAATGGAATAGCTCAAAACTCTGTTTGCCCTAAATACCTCAAGCTCAATGCAGATAAAAAAGGTTACACAGTAAAAGGCGACATTGCTGATGAAATTAGAGGTATCTACAAACTCCTAAAAGCAGGTCAAGGTATCAAGAAAGCCCACCAATCATTCCCTTCATGGTCTCCCAGCTCAATCGCTCGCCTACGTAAAGATGAACGCATCGTAGAGCATGGCATCATAAGTAATACCGACTTCTGGAAAGTTCAAAGCACACTAAAGACTACAAGTAAATCAGGGGCTAAGAACTCAAAGAACTTGTTCCGTTCGTTATTTGAATGTGGTGCATGTGGCTCTAATCTTGTTTATGTTGCGCCTAGACCGTCTCGACCAACATGGTCAGGGCATTTGATGTGTAAGAACCGCCAATCCAAAGGAAGGGCTGCATGTCCAAACTCTAAGAACATCAATTACAACAAGTTTGAACCTATCTTCTTAGACTTTCTTGAGTCTGTTAGTAGTGAGCTATTTAGGTCTAACCTTGCAGAGGTTGAAGCAAAAAAGAGTCAGCTTGAAGCTCTTGTGATGCAGTACGAGCAACTAGAAAAGAAAGTGGATAATCTCTACGACATTCTAAGTGAAACTCCAACCAAGCGCGGTAAAGCCAAAATAGACCAGCTTGAGACACAACTGAATGAACTAGAAGCAACCAAAGAGACGCTTGAATCAGAAGTCCAAGGCTACACTGACATTCAGCTTGAACAACCCTCTACAGACCTAGAACGTGAAGAGTTCAACACGCAGCTCCTACATGCTTTCAAATCAATTACAGTCAAATACCCAACTGAAAACAACCAGTGGTTTACATTTGACGATAAGTTTGAGATTAGTAGTGATTTCACAAGGTGGGAATTGATTCATACTGATACAAATGAACAACCCATTGTTTTAGAGTTTTAG
- a CDS encoding recombinase family protein — translation MKAIHNKFGTDVKIVEEYGVSGTINGSERPELSKLLGDVTGLRKGDELIMWWFDRLGRNYHDAREMSQMLLKRGVVLKTVNQELVLQYTGKATEDMLVDVQLTLLAGIAENERQARLASAQAGRDKLSDDEWKEKFQGRKKNVQLHQQVIDELCADNPLSLRKIAKKLGCGVSSVQRIKKAMQGS, via the coding sequence GTGAAAGCCATTCACAATAAGTTTGGTACTGATGTGAAAATTGTTGAGGAGTATGGTGTCAGTGGCACTATAAATGGTTCTGAGCGTCCTGAGTTGAGTAAGTTGCTTGGTGATGTCACTGGTCTACGCAAGGGTGATGAGCTCATTATGTGGTGGTTTGACCGTCTTGGTCGTAACTATCACGATGCTAGGGAAATGTCTCAGATGCTTCTTAAGCGTGGTGTTGTATTGAAGACGGTAAACCAAGAGCTGGTACTTCAATACACAGGCAAGGCTACTGAAGACATGCTCGTTGATGTGCAGTTGACGTTACTTGCTGGTATTGCGGAGAATGAACGTCAGGCTCGCCTTGCCAGTGCTCAAGCTGGTCGAGATAAGTTATCTGATGATGAGTGGAAGGAAAAGTTTCAAGGTCGAAAGAAGAATGTTCAGCTCCACCAGCAGGTTATTGATGAACTGTGTGCTGATAACCCTCTAAGTCTTCGTAAGATTGCTAAAAAATTGGGTTGCGGAGTTAGTTCAGTGCAACGCATTAAAAAAGCAATGCAAGGGAGCTAG
- a CDS encoding Fe-S-cluster oxidoreductase has translation MSSGKPAGVRCIQLNEQNLCKLFGQPSRPKVCHQFKACPIICGKTDQEALDNLIELEAIT, from the coding sequence TTGTCAAGCGGCAAGCCTGCTGGCGTACGTTGCATCCAATTAAATGAACAAAACCTCTGTAAGCTATTTGGTCAACCTTCACGCCCGAAGGTGTGTCACCAATTCAAAGCTTGCCCTATCATTTGTGGCAAAACTGACCAAGAAGCCCTTGATAACCTGATCGAGTTAGAAGCTATTACCTGA
- the aqpZ gene encoding aquaporin Z: MNKYFAEMFGTFWLVLGGCGSAVLAAAFPDVGIGLLGVSLAFGLTVLTMAFAIGHISGCHLNPAVTIGLWSGGRFDTKDVAPYIIAQVIGGIIAGGVLFVIASGQAGFDAAASGFASNGYGEHSPGGYSLTAALVSEVVMTMVFLFVIMGATDSKAPAGFAPIAIGLCLTLIHLISIPVTNTSVNPARSTGVAVFVGDWAVSQLWLFWVAPIIGAVIGAMIYKAVRGSD, translated from the coding sequence ATGAATAAGTATTTCGCAGAAATGTTCGGTACATTTTGGTTGGTGTTAGGTGGTTGTGGTAGTGCCGTCTTAGCCGCTGCTTTCCCCGATGTGGGTATTGGCTTACTCGGGGTTTCTCTCGCCTTTGGTTTAACTGTACTCACCATGGCTTTTGCTATTGGCCATATATCCGGCTGTCATCTCAACCCTGCTGTTACGATCGGTCTTTGGAGCGGTGGTCGCTTTGATACCAAAGACGTCGCACCTTACATTATTGCTCAGGTCATTGGCGGTATTATCGCAGGTGGTGTGTTATTCGTGATTGCTTCAGGCCAAGCAGGCTTTGACGCTGCGGCATCTGGCTTTGCTTCGAATGGTTATGGTGAACATTCACCGGGTGGTTATTCACTAACAGCGGCGCTCGTCAGTGAAGTGGTGATGACCATGGTGTTCCTGTTTGTTATTATGGGTGCTACCGATTCAAAAGCACCCGCTGGGTTTGCACCTATCGCAATAGGCCTTTGTTTAACCTTGATCCACCTTATCAGTATCCCCGTCACTAATACCTCTGTGAATCCTGCTCGAAGTACTGGCGTGGCTGTGTTTGTCGGTGATTGGGCCGTTTCGCAATTGTGGCTATTCTGGGTTGCACCGATTATTGGTGCCGTAATTGGCGCGATGATATACAAAGCAGTGAGAGGTTCAGATTAA
- the recR gene encoding recombination mediator RecR, with the protein MRTSHMLEHLMEALRCLPGVGPKSAQRMAFHLLQRDRKGGLQLAEALSQAMTEIGHCNECRTFTEEDTCHICTNPKRQENGQICVVESPADIAAIEATGQYSGRYFVLMGHLSPLDGIGPSDIGLDVLDYRLRRGDITEVILATNPTVEGEATAHYIAELCNAHEVNASRIAHGVPVGGELELVDGTTLSHSLLGRHKI; encoded by the coding sequence ATGCGTACCAGTCATATGCTGGAGCATTTGATGGAGGCCTTACGTTGTCTACCTGGGGTTGGCCCCAAGTCGGCGCAGCGTATGGCCTTTCATTTGTTACAGCGCGATAGAAAAGGCGGCCTGCAGTTGGCTGAAGCTCTTAGCCAAGCAATGACCGAAATTGGTCACTGTAATGAGTGCCGTACTTTTACTGAAGAAGATACTTGCCACATTTGTACTAATCCTAAACGTCAGGAAAATGGTCAAATCTGTGTCGTAGAGAGTCCCGCCGACATTGCAGCAATTGAAGCAACTGGCCAGTATTCGGGTCGTTACTTTGTGTTGATGGGACACCTTTCTCCACTTGATGGAATCGGTCCAAGTGATATCGGTCTCGATGTTTTGGATTACCGTTTACGTCGTGGTGATATCACAGAGGTTATTTTAGCGACCAACCCAACGGTTGAAGGTGAAGCAACAGCGCACTACATTGCTGAGCTATGTAATGCCCATGAAGTGAACGCTAGCCGTATCGCTCATGGCGTTCCTGTTGGTGGTGAGCTAGAGCTGGTGGATGGCACCACGCTTTCGCACTCCTTACTCGGTCGCCATAAGATCTAA
- a CDS encoding YbaB/EbfC family nucleoid-associated protein: protein MFGKGGMGNMMKQAQQMQERMQKLQEEIANMEVTGESGAGLVKVTITGSHSVRRVDIDESLMEDDKEMLEDLIAAAFNDAARRIEETQKEKMASVTGGMQLPPGMKMPF from the coding sequence ATGTTTGGTAAAGGCGGTATGGGCAACATGATGAAGCAAGCCCAGCAAATGCAAGAGCGCATGCAAAAGCTTCAAGAAGAAATCGCGAATATGGAAGTTACAGGTGAGTCAGGTGCTGGCCTTGTAAAAGTAACGATCACTGGTAGCCACAGCGTTCGCCGTGTTGATATCGATGAAAGCCTAATGGAAGACGATAAAGAGATGCTTGAAGATCTTATCGCTGCTGCTTTCAACGATGCGGCTCGTCGCATTGAAGAGACTCAAAAAGAGAAAATGGCTAGCGTAACTGGCGGAATGCAACTTCCACCAGGTATGAAGATGCCTTTCTAA
- the dnaX gene encoding DNA polymerase III subunit gamma/tau, producing the protein MSYLALARKWRPTKFKEVVGQAHVLTALENALSQNRLHHAYLFSGTRGVGKTTIGRLFAKGLNCETGITSTPCGECATCKEIDEGRFVDLLEIDAASRTKVEDTRELLDNVQYKPARGRFKVYLIDEVHMLSRHSFNALLKTLEEPPEYVKFLLATTDPQKLPVTILSRCLQFHLKPISVDNIHEQLDHILEQEDVTSESRALGMIAHAADGSMRDALSLTDQAIALGNGNVVTDTVAHMLGTLDTDQAIHLLEAISSKQPQQAMACIQSLAENGVEWDGLLNQLAAQLHRLAMFQALPSTLDKAQPDAEKLELLSKALSPQDIQLYYQIVLKGREDLPLSPTARVGIEMVVLRMLAFRPAEQAVATAISTQSASPAPVPAAQAQNVAQPVSQSAPMVAPRQPQMQQQAPQQQPMQQQPVQQAPQQNQSQYSDSQGYADHVGNQGYPDQDYPHSQYDAPPAYDECPSYGAEQPQPQQTNYQNQGPVQQPSAAPSAPQEQPARATSPVSGLRHQLRSQRRGSSATENKGSAPKKAKATPAKTSVLDRVAQQHGGSERVSPASLSASSTENVTNDNEPYRWKPSKPVVKEVSKELTPTQIKRALEHIKTPEMVDKLLQESIAQDEWSATIQKLETAKLVEQLALNSVFAKNDTSITLTLRASQAHLNTDRAQSELLQSLNTVLGEECHLSVEIGDGGETPLELRERLYQGKLKDAFTALENDANVQFIERRFAAELDRDSVRPI; encoded by the coding sequence ATGAGCTATCTTGCGTTAGCGCGAAAATGGCGACCAACCAAATTCAAAGAAGTGGTTGGTCAAGCCCATGTTTTAACAGCATTAGAAAATGCCCTTAGCCAGAACAGGTTGCACCACGCATACCTGTTCAGCGGTACACGAGGTGTTGGTAAAACAACCATCGGTCGTTTGTTTGCTAAGGGACTCAACTGTGAAACAGGCATTACTTCAACCCCTTGTGGTGAATGTGCAACCTGTAAAGAAATCGATGAAGGTCGCTTTGTTGACCTGCTCGAGATCGATGCGGCATCACGTACAAAGGTAGAAGATACCCGCGAGCTTCTGGACAATGTTCAGTACAAGCCTGCACGTGGTCGCTTCAAGGTTTACCTAATCGATGAAGTCCACATGCTTTCCAGGCACAGCTTTAACGCGCTTCTAAAGACCTTAGAAGAGCCGCCTGAGTATGTGAAATTCTTGCTCGCAACAACGGATCCACAGAAGCTTCCAGTAACGATCTTGTCGCGTTGTTTGCAGTTCCATCTCAAGCCGATCAGCGTTGATAATATTCACGAGCAGCTCGATCATATTCTTGAACAAGAAGATGTGACGTCTGAATCTCGTGCGCTTGGAATGATTGCTCATGCTGCTGATGGCAGTATGCGTGATGCGCTAAGCCTTACAGACCAAGCTATCGCATTGGGTAATGGCAATGTCGTAACAGATACTGTTGCTCACATGCTCGGAACACTGGATACCGACCAAGCTATCCACTTGCTTGAAGCGATTAGCAGTAAGCAGCCACAGCAAGCGATGGCGTGTATCCAAAGCCTTGCTGAGAACGGTGTTGAGTGGGATGGTTTGCTGAATCAGCTTGCGGCCCAACTGCATCGTCTTGCGATGTTCCAAGCTTTGCCATCTACATTAGATAAGGCACAGCCTGACGCAGAGAAGCTTGAACTACTGAGCAAAGCGCTTAGCCCACAAGACATTCAACTCTACTACCAGATCGTGTTGAAAGGTCGTGAAGACTTACCATTGTCGCCAACCGCTCGCGTTGGTATTGAGATGGTGGTTTTACGCATGTTGGCATTTAGACCAGCTGAACAAGCGGTTGCTACTGCAATCTCGACTCAGTCGGCAAGCCCAGCGCCAGTTCCAGCAGCTCAAGCTCAGAACGTTGCTCAACCTGTGAGCCAATCTGCGCCAATGGTAGCTCCGAGACAGCCTCAGATGCAACAACAGGCGCCTCAACAGCAGCCTATGCAGCAGCAACCGGTGCAACAGGCTCCGCAGCAGAATCAGAGTCAATATTCAGATTCGCAAGGTTACGCTGATCACGTAGGCAATCAAGGTTATCCAGATCAGGATTACCCGCATAGCCAGTATGACGCACCACCGGCTTATGATGAGTGTCCAAGCTACGGTGCAGAACAGCCTCAGCCGCAACAAACGAATTATCAGAACCAGGGGCCGGTTCAACAGCCAAGCGCTGCACCTTCTGCTCCGCAAGAGCAACCAGCGCGTGCCACTTCGCCGGTGAGTGGTTTACGCCACCAATTGCGCTCTCAACGTAGAGGCAGTTCGGCAACAGAAAACAAAGGCTCGGCGCCAAAAAAGGCTAAAGCGACACCTGCTAAAACTTCAGTTCTTGATCGAGTTGCTCAGCAACACGGTGGTTCTGAGCGGGTGTCGCCAGCTTCTTTATCAGCCTCTTCGACAGAAAATGTGACCAACGATAATGAACCTTATCGCTGGAAACCGTCTAAACCTGTAGTGAAAGAGGTGAGCAAAGAGCTGACACCTACTCAGATCAAGCGTGCGTTAGAGCATATTAAGACACCAGAAATGGTCGACAAATTGCTTCAAGAGTCGATTGCTCAAGATGAATGGTCCGCCACGATTCAAAAGCTAGAGACAGCCAAGCTTGTTGAACAGTTAGCTTTGAACTCAGTGTTTGCTAAAAACGACACATCAATCACTTTAACGTTAAGAGCGAGCCAAGCTCACTTGAATACGGATCGTGCACAGAGTGAGCTATTGCAGTCTCTCAATACTGTGCTTGGAGAAGAGTGTCATTTGAGTGTTGAAATCGGTGATGGTGGAGAAACGCCGCTAGAATTACGAGAACGATTGTATCAAGGTAAGTTGAAAGATGCGTTTACCGCTTTAGAAAACGATGCCAATGTACAGTTCATTGAAAGACGTTTTGCCGCTGAACTCGACAGAGACAGTGTTCGTCCTATCTAG
- the apt gene encoding adenine phosphoribosyltransferase, translated as MNTEKISLIKASIKSIPDYPKAGILFRDVTSLMEDPAAYKATIDLLAETYKDMGFTKIVGTEARGFLFGAPLALELGVGFIPVRKPGKLPRQTVAQSYELEYGTDTLEIHTDAIVEGDKVLMVDDLLATGGTIEATTKLIRQLGGVVEHAAFVINLPEIGGDKRLQGLGLEVFSICEFDGH; from the coding sequence ATGAACACAGAAAAAATCTCTCTGATCAAAGCAAGCATCAAAAGCATTCCTGATTACCCTAAAGCGGGTATTTTGTTCCGTGACGTAACAAGCTTGATGGAAGACCCAGCAGCTTATAAGGCGACTATCGACCTGCTAGCGGAAACATACAAGGACATGGGCTTTACTAAGATCGTGGGTACTGAAGCTCGTGGTTTCCTATTTGGTGCGCCTCTTGCACTTGAGCTAGGTGTTGGCTTCATCCCTGTTCGTAAGCCGGGCAAACTGCCTCGTCAAACGGTGGCACAATCTTATGAGCTTGAGTACGGCACTGATACACTAGAAATCCATACCGATGCTATCGTTGAAGGCGATAAAGTGCTTATGGTTGATGATTTGCTAGCAACGGGCGGTACGATTGAAGCAACAACAAAGTTGATTCGTCAGCTTGGTGGTGTGGTAGAACACGCTGCATTTGTTATTAACCTTCCAGAAATCGGTGGTGACAAGCGCTTACAAGGCTTAGGTCTAGAAGTGTTTAGCATCTGCGAATTCGACGGTCATTAA
- a CDS encoding YbaN family protein, which produces MVGGLCVLLAVLGMVLPVLPTTPFLLLASACFMRSNPKVHKWMHEHKTLGPLLNNWYQYGAVTKQVKIRGVLFILLSFALSIYFTPIIWVKAFLICVLVILLTWFMRLPTHELVADSKENHYH; this is translated from the coding sequence ATTGTTGGTGGTCTTTGCGTACTCCTCGCCGTTCTGGGGATGGTATTACCTGTTCTGCCTACGACGCCTTTTCTCCTTCTTGCCAGTGCATGCTTTATGCGAAGCAATCCGAAAGTGCACAAGTGGATGCATGAGCACAAAACGCTGGGACCTTTGCTGAATAATTGGTATCAATATGGTGCCGTCACCAAACAGGTTAAAATACGTGGCGTACTCTTTATCTTGTTGAGTTTTGCGTTATCTATCTACTTTACCCCTATCATTTGGGTGAAAGCTTTCCTAATTTGCGTACTTGTTATTCTTCTCACATGGTTTATGCGACTTCCAACCCATGAGTTGGTTGCTGACAGCAAAGAAAATCACTACCATTAA
- a CDS encoding response regulator, translating into MYKTYSQPVMTSAQEITDQKCVMLVDDDPIFRRITSAYLDATGYKVVEAENGLDALQKLRGSAPDLIVCDLSMPILDGIELVEELSLEYPSLPMIVVSATDDMSSVAKALRFGIKDFLAKPLEDHAHLGSAIANTLADSFDNISDQRDFSSQWFCVDGGGEIPEDQELHWHLNYLQDNPSAAKDLLHALLPEKDTRQGAWRCSYRLLQSTEMMPLVFDYAWMMNGQFAFYLVDSSSSDHGGSATTLLVRALFHDYIRNRKDFNIDLKDIAEILEKGIRCSKCSTPVNALFGVADLAEGTISILPAGLDGQWSNGELNQHIAAGERLGENCKKNFITRDLPIEQGCQLSLSLLGAASFSLDIHQGSID; encoded by the coding sequence ATGTACAAAACTTACAGTCAGCCTGTCATGACCTCGGCTCAAGAGATAACCGACCAAAAATGTGTGATGTTGGTTGATGATGACCCTATTTTTCGTCGTATAACGAGCGCGTATTTAGATGCGACGGGGTACAAAGTGGTTGAGGCTGAGAATGGGCTGGACGCTTTACAGAAGCTTAGGGGGTCAGCACCTGATTTGATTGTGTGTGACTTATCAATGCCAATTTTAGATGGTATTGAACTCGTCGAGGAGCTTAGCTTAGAGTATCCATCATTACCTATGATTGTGGTGTCAGCAACCGATGATATGTCGTCTGTTGCTAAAGCATTGCGATTTGGTATTAAAGATTTTCTAGCTAAACCGTTGGAGGATCATGCACATCTAGGGAGTGCGATAGCGAATACATTAGCAGACTCGTTTGATAATATTTCAGACCAGCGAGATTTTTCAAGCCAATGGTTTTGTGTTGATGGCGGTGGAGAGATTCCAGAAGACCAAGAATTGCATTGGCATCTGAATTACTTGCAAGATAACCCGAGTGCAGCAAAAGACTTGCTCCATGCTCTGCTTCCGGAAAAAGACACACGACAAGGAGCATGGCGCTGTAGCTATCGATTGCTGCAATCAACAGAGATGATGCCACTTGTGTTTGATTACGCATGGATGATGAACGGGCAGTTTGCTTTTTACCTCGTCGATTCGTCGTCGTCTGATCATGGCGGCTCGGCGACAACACTGTTGGTGAGAGCGCTGTTCCACGATTACATCAGAAACAGGAAAGATTTTAATATTGATCTCAAAGATATTGCTGAGATCTTAGAAAAGGGCATTCGTTGCTCTAAATGTTCCACCCCAGTAAATGCTTTGTTTGGTGTTGCGGACCTTGCCGAGGGAACCATTTCCATTTTACCTGCGGGTTTAGACGGGCAATGGTCGAATGGTGAATTGAATCAACATATTGCAGCAGGTGAGCGCTTGGGCGAGAACTGCAAAAAGAACTTTATTACCCGCGACCTTCCGATTGAACAGGGCTGCCAACTTTCATTGAGCCTACTCGGCGCGGCAAGTTTTAGTTTAGACATTCACCAAGGGTCTATTGATTAA